The Dendropsophus ebraccatus isolate aDenEbr1 chromosome 3, aDenEbr1.pat, whole genome shotgun sequence genome includes a region encoding these proteins:
- the LOC138786432 gene encoding olfactory receptor 10A7-like — protein sequence MNFSHSKLSRNESNINEFILLGFTNFNIKTQLFLFPLFIFIYIFTILGNFTIITVITLDSLLHTPMYYFLRNLSFLEMCYITVTLPKVLHTFVAKKKTISFYGCFTQMFCFFTLGITECFILAVMAYDRFVAICNPLRYFSVMNKSTCLKMTTVSWAFGNLISLGQTLSIFSLPYCGPNLINHFFCDIPAVLKLACTDASANQIAVSITGLLVLPLPFAFVLYSYGRIIAAITRISAKGRKKVFSTCASHFISVALFFGTGGFTYVRVKTSDTPDNDKLLSVLYSVVTPLLNPLIYSLRNQEVKGGLKKLLHQKVGIKETKPSVVVNASGNGQ from the coding sequence ATGAACTTTTCACATTCCAAGTTGTCAAGAAATGAGTCCAATATTAATGAATTTATCCTATTGGGATTCACCAATTTTAATATAAAAACTCAGTTATTTCTCTTCCCCCTTTTCatctttatctatatatttactaTTCTGGGTAACTTCACAATCATCACTGTGATAACTCTGGATTCCCTTCTTCACACACCGATGTACTATTTTCTCCGCAATCTCTCTTTCCTTGAAATGTGTTACATTACAGTCACCCTCCCGAAAGTGCTCCACACCTTTGTGGCCAAGAAGAAGACAATCTCTTTCTATGGTTGCTTCACAcagatgttttgttttttcactctTGGCATCACTGAGTGCTTTATTCTGGCTGTTATGGCATATGACCGCTTTGTCGCCATCTGCAACCCCTTGAGATACTTTTCTGTAATGAACAAATCTACATGTTTAAAGATGACCACCGTGTCTTGGGCCTTTGGCAACCTCATCTCCCTTGGACAGACTTTGTCTATCTTTTCCCTTCCTTACTGTGGACCTAACCTTATTAACCACTTCTTCTGTGACATCCCTGCAGTGTTGAAGTTGGCGTGCACTGATGCTTCTGCCAATCAGATTGCCGTTTCTATTACTGGTTTACTTGTCCTACCATTACCCTTTGCATTTGTACTTTACTCCTATGGACGTATCATTGCTGCCATTACGCGCATTAGCGCCAAAGGGCGTAAGAAAGTCTTCTCTACTTGTGCCTCACACTTTATCTCTGTTGCATTATTCTTTGGAACGGGAGGTTTTACATATGTTCGAGTGAAGACTAGTGATACTCCAGATAATGacaagctgctgtctgtcctttATAGTGTGGTAACCCCACTTCTAAATCCTCTGATATATAGTTTAAGGAATCAAGAAGTTAAAGGAGGACTCAAAAAACTCTTGCATCAAAAAGTAGGGATTAAGGAAACCAAACCATCTGTAGTTGTAAACGCCAGCGGTAATGGCCAATGA